A genomic window from Nosocomiicoccus massiliensis includes:
- a CDS encoding ABC transporter ATP-binding protein, whose protein sequence is MDKVQLTQVSKHFGDMSALRNVNINIKEGECLAIVGPSGSGKSTILRIIAGLLEPSHGEVYIDGQRMTDAKPKDRNLTFVFQNLALYPHLTVKQNIEFSIKKSMSKEVLRTHVETIATELGIKRHLEKLPNELSGGERQRVALARSLATNADIILMDEPLASLDTSLKREITDLILRIKTEEEKTIIYITHDHNEAMKLGDKILVLKDGEVEQFSDVSKVYHHPNNPFVAQFFGTYPMNVFTGDGKLFAVRREDIKIVDDGIPVTVDDVEIVGGDAFVSFTYRDQPMVLLTRDENVSVHDDIQIQFKSLHEFQ, encoded by the coding sequence GAGTGCATTACGAAACGTAAATATAAATATAAAAGAAGGAGAATGTTTGGCAATTGTCGGTCCGTCAGGATCAGGCAAAAGTACAATTTTACGCATAATTGCTGGACTCCTTGAACCGTCACATGGTGAAGTGTATATCGATGGTCAAAGAATGACCGATGCTAAACCGAAGGACCGTAATTTAACATTTGTGTTTCAAAACCTTGCACTGTACCCGCATTTAACAGTGAAACAAAATATCGAGTTTAGTATAAAGAAAAGTATGAGTAAAGAGGTGCTCAGAACTCACGTTGAAACGATTGCGACTGAACTTGGTATTAAACGACATTTAGAAAAACTTCCGAACGAATTGTCAGGCGGTGAACGCCAGCGTGTCGCGCTCGCTAGAAGTCTCGCGACAAATGCAGATATTATATTAATGGATGAACCACTCGCTAGCCTTGACACGAGTTTAAAACGCGAAATTACTGACTTAATTTTACGCATTAAAACTGAAGAAGAGAAGACGATTATATATATCACGCATGATCATAACGAGGCGATGAAATTAGGCGATAAAATACTCGTTTTAAAAGACGGTGAAGTCGAGCAATTTAGTGACGTTTCTAAAGTGTATCATCATCCAAATAATCCGTTCGTCGCGCAGTTTTTCGGAACGTACCCGATGAACGTTTTTACAGGCGACGGTAAATTATTCGCTGTTAGACGAGAAGATATTAAAATCGTTGACGATGGAATTCCAGTAACCGTCGACGATGTTGAAATCGTCGGAGGGGACGCGTTTGTTTCATTTACATATCGGGACCAACCGATGGTATTACTAACGAGAGACGAGAACGTAAGTGTTCACGACGATATTCAAATACAATTTAAATCACTACACGAATTTCAATAA
- a CDS encoding nitroreductase family protein, whose product MSVIEPILNRKSTKIFKKTEPISKEAVETIIEAAIQAPNHHITEPWKFFVMQGENMQQFYDAAMEFQKNRDISEEEFERMKVKMISKTMVAPTVILAVYSKNKNKTRGKYEEDILAVGAAIQNMLIQATSMGIDSIWKTGPVYNATEVKSALGIEEDEEVVGAIFFGENDNAKELLRKRTDKQEKTIWL is encoded by the coding sequence ATGAGCGTAATTGAACCAATTTTAAATAGAAAAAGTACGAAGATATTTAAGAAGACAGAACCGATTTCTAAAGAAGCGGTTGAAACGATTATAGAAGCGGCAATCCAAGCGCCGAACCATCACATTACTGAACCTTGGAAGTTCTTTGTTATGCAAGGAGAAAATATGCAGCAGTTTTATGATGCGGCGATGGAATTCCAAAAAAACCGTGACATTAGTGAAGAAGAATTTGAGCGTATGAAAGTTAAAATGATCAGTAAAACGATGGTTGCTCCAACTGTTATCTTAGCGGTCTATAGTAAAAATAAAAATAAGACACGCGGTAAATACGAAGAAGATATTTTAGCAGTCGGTGCAGCAATTCAAAATATGCTTATTCAAGCGACAAGTATGGGTATCGATTCTATTTGGAAGACTGGCCCAGTTTATAATGCTACAGAAGTAAAATCAGCACTAGGCATTGAAGAAGACGAAGAAGTTGTAGGGGCAATTTTCTTTGGAGAAAACGACAACGCAAAAGAACTTCTTAGAAAACGTACTGATAAACAAGAAAAAACAATTTGGCTATAA